A stretch of the Sulfurimonas sp. HSL3-1 genome encodes the following:
- the acpS gene encoding holo-ACP synthase, with the protein MIGIDLVKIERIEGMITRHGERALQRFLSPDEIALVGRPHTAAGFWAAKEACAKALGCGIGGECGFHDIVITKTDRGAPQLALSDTVRERFGITDVSLSITHDGGFAIAVVALEGKNSL; encoded by the coding sequence ATGATCGGCATCGACCTCGTCAAAATCGAGCGCATCGAAGGGATGATCACGCGTCACGGCGAACGGGCACTGCAGCGCTTTCTCTCCCCCGATGAGATTGCCCTCGTAGGCAGGCCCCATACCGCCGCAGGGTTCTGGGCCGCCAAGGAGGCCTGCGCCAAGGCGCTGGGGTGCGGCATCGGCGGCGAGTGCGGTTTCCACGACATCGTTATCACCAAAACCGATCGCGGCGCCCCTCAGCTCGCCCTCTCCGACACGGTCCGCGAACGTTTCGGCATTACCGACGTCTCCCTCTCCATCACCCACGACGGCGGCTTCGCCATCGCCGTCGTTGCACTTGAAGGCAAAAACTCCCTATAA
- a CDS encoding carbonic anhydrase, which translates to MQTYAEGNELFQQVYFKEHEAELLRLAKEGQSPKALFIGCSDSRVIPDLMIQSKPGDLFVMRNVGNFVPVYKPDEDFHATATAIEYAVSVLKVSEIIICGHTHCGACQALYEEISDPGLIHTRKWLSLGMKAKENAVATLGMDGDREALLRLTEQLSILSQIENLLTYPYVNKMVKEEKLFIHGWYYDIETGHIRYYDPEIKSFVPLSDLGKQHQIDDYEQL; encoded by the coding sequence ATGCAGACATACGCCGAAGGGAACGAACTCTTTCAACAGGTCTATTTCAAAGAGCATGAAGCGGAACTCCTCCGCCTCGCCAAAGAGGGGCAGAGTCCGAAAGCCCTCTTTATCGGCTGCTCCGACTCCCGCGTCATCCCCGACCTGATGATCCAGAGCAAACCCGGTGACCTCTTTGTCATGCGCAACGTCGGCAATTTCGTTCCCGTCTACAAGCCCGACGAAGATTTCCATGCCACCGCCACGGCAATCGAATATGCCGTCAGCGTCCTCAAGGTCTCCGAGATCATCATCTGCGGCCACACCCATTGCGGCGCCTGCCAGGCGCTTTACGAAGAGATCAGCGACCCCGGGCTGATCCATACGCGCAAATGGCTCTCCCTGGGGATGAAGGCAAAAGAGAACGCGGTCGCCACCCTGGGAATGGACGGGGACCGCGAAGCGCTGCTTCGCCTCACCGAGCAGCTTTCCATCCTCTCCCAGATCGAGAACCTCCTCACCTATCCCTATGTCAACAAAATGGTCAAAGAGGAGAAGCTCTTTATCCACGGCTGGTACTACGATATCGAAACAGGGCACATCCGCTACTACGACCCCGAGATAAAAAGCTTTGTGCCGCTGAGCGACCTCGGCAAACAGCATCAGATCGACGACTACGAGCAGCTATGA
- a CDS encoding DsrE family protein, which translates to MKKLFLILLTVLSLFGAENPKVVIDLTTGDMHTFEQKILKGIVAHKTYFENQLKELDVAVVIHGNAYKFFLKDPAHFDFAKDPKLLKAAPELAKRIAALAETYEVTFLMCQAGMTKKKIDAKDIYPGIETVLNAGVGLIEKQNEGYAYLPVAD; encoded by the coding sequence ATGAAAAAACTCTTTCTCATCCTGCTGACCGTCCTCTCGCTCTTTGGCGCGGAGAACCCCAAAGTCGTCATCGACCTGACCACCGGCGACATGCACACCTTTGAACAGAAGATTCTCAAAGGGATCGTCGCCCACAAGACCTATTTTGAGAACCAGCTCAAAGAGCTCGACGTCGCCGTCGTCATCCACGGCAACGCCTACAAGTTCTTTCTCAAAGATCCGGCACACTTCGACTTTGCCAAGGACCCGAAACTGCTCAAAGCCGCCCCGGAACTGGCCAAACGCATCGCCGCCCTCGCCGAGACCTACGAGGTGACATTTCTGATGTGCCAGGCGGGGATGACCAAGAAAAAAATCGACGCCAAGGATATTTACCCCGGCATCGAAACCGTGCTCAACGCCGGCGTCGGCCTGATCGAAAAACAGAATGAAGGATATGCCTACCTCCCTGTCGCCGACTGA
- a CDS encoding DUF302 domain-containing protein — protein sequence MMKHILFLLFSTVIALHAQGDLRIFSVDNDPTSDLPQVIERSLAANGFTIAANTEMNKPFNIQFQQSDFDVFYLLTAYHTDLSRTLVVKYPDAGIFVPMGFGIYQHKGEKQLHVSVLTAEAMAKIIGLKSVDPILKKIEAAALKALESAMPKASVAIENENPLPASGPLVSTYSLEVEEDEYDDVKEELAMGIQGGLSPKGFVLSNTLDFEMVVGEDESIDNPFDFYDTYSICKLKVIYNVAKTRPQASAFAPCTMMMYKKKGEDKIVIGFPGVYNWMSSARVQDDEAKAELMKAQNDFETLLGDLTE from the coding sequence ATGATGAAACACATACTGTTTTTACTCTTTTCGACCGTGATCGCACTGCATGCCCAGGGCGACCTGCGGATTTTCAGCGTCGATAACGACCCCACGAGCGATCTGCCGCAGGTGATCGAACGTTCACTTGCGGCCAACGGCTTCACCATCGCCGCCAATACGGAGATGAACAAACCGTTCAACATCCAGTTCCAGCAGAGCGACTTCGACGTCTTTTACCTGCTGACGGCGTACCATACGGATCTCTCCCGCACGCTCGTCGTCAAGTATCCCGATGCTGGCATTTTCGTGCCGATGGGCTTCGGGATCTACCAGCACAAAGGCGAGAAGCAGCTGCACGTCTCCGTCCTGACGGCCGAAGCGATGGCCAAGATCATCGGTCTCAAAAGCGTCGACCCGATCCTGAAAAAGATCGAGGCGGCGGCGCTGAAAGCGCTGGAATCAGCAATGCCGAAGGCCTCCGTCGCGATCGAGAACGAGAACCCGCTCCCGGCGTCGGGACCGCTGGTTTCGACCTACAGCCTCGAAGTCGAAGAGGATGAGTACGATGACGTTAAAGAGGAACTCGCCATGGGAATCCAGGGCGGTCTCAGTCCCAAAGGGTTCGTCCTCTCCAACACCCTCGATTTCGAAATGGTCGTCGGGGAGGATGAGAGCATCGACAACCCCTTCGATTTCTACGACACCTACTCCATCTGCAAGCTGAAGGTGATCTACAACGTCGCCAAGACGCGCCCGCAGGCTTCGGCCTTCGCGCCCTGTACGATGATGATGTACAAGAAAAAAGGGGAAGACAAGATCGTTATCGGTTTCCCCGGCGTCTACAACTGGATGAGCAGCGCGCGCGTCCAGGATGATGAGGCCAAGGCCGAACTGATGAAAGCACAGAACGATTTTGAAACGCTGCTGGGCGATCTGACGGAGTAA
- a CDS encoding DsrE family protein, protein MRFLIILLAWGLWLNADTEFADPKPALDNPRQVVFSVTEGSDEAINHVLSSANNVLKFYGPEKVQMEIVAYSGGIRTLLKNDPKIAERVRTLMLYDVTFVACGNTMRTKNITEDQLIDDVEVVTAGIVEMIERVKDGWVYIKP, encoded by the coding sequence ATGCGTTTTCTGATCATTTTGCTGGCCTGGGGCCTCTGGCTGAACGCCGATACGGAGTTCGCCGATCCCAAACCGGCCCTTGACAACCCACGCCAAGTCGTTTTCTCGGTGACCGAGGGCAGCGACGAGGCGATCAACCATGTCCTCAGCTCCGCCAACAACGTGCTGAAGTTCTACGGCCCCGAAAAGGTCCAGATGGAGATCGTCGCCTATTCGGGAGGGATCCGCACCCTGCTCAAGAACGACCCGAAAATTGCGGAACGGGTGCGCACGCTGATGCTGTACGACGTCACCTTTGTCGCCTGCGGCAACACGATGCGCACCAAAAACATTACCGAAGACCAGCTCATCGACGACGTCGAAGTCGTCACCGCCGGCATCGTCGAGATGATCGAACGGGTCAAAGATGGCTGGGTCTATATCAAACCGTAA
- a CDS encoding thioredoxin family protein: MNKLLWLLLPLLADAVDWRSWEQGKAEAHESGRNILAALVRDDCHYCHDMEQAVFNDGAMSRWVEGCFVPVKINLSKRDVPFKARVPMTPTFVILQPDGSIIKTVPGSWNREDFTALTASACTKE; the protein is encoded by the coding sequence ATGAATAAGCTGCTGTGGCTGCTGCTGCCGCTGCTCGCCGACGCCGTCGACTGGCGCAGCTGGGAACAGGGCAAGGCCGAAGCGCACGAGAGCGGCAGGAACATCCTGGCCGCCCTCGTGCGCGACGACTGCCACTACTGCCACGACATGGAGCAGGCCGTGTTCAACGATGGGGCCATGAGCCGCTGGGTCGAAGGGTGCTTCGTCCCGGTCAAGATCAACCTCTCGAAGCGGGACGTTCCCTTCAAAGCGAGGGTCCCGATGACCCCTACTTTCGTCATCCTTCAGCCCGACGGCAGCATCATCAAAACCGTCCCGGGCTCCTGGAACCGGGAGGATTTCACCGCACTGACCGCTTCGGCGTGCACAAAGGAGTAA
- a CDS encoding MBL fold metallo-hydrolase gives MKMLWTVWLGITSALAFEYHLEPVSVARGIYCFFGKPEVMNTVNNGNMVNSCYVDTGHRWLVIDSGPTYAYAKEAAAVMQRIKAQKNGPVIDTHVHDDHWLGNGFFEARGAEVIGPRLFNKAVSLTAKTRMQQRISPEAYEGTEIALPTRYVDTNETLRIDGEEIRIIRLTRRAHTAEDLLVYLPSRQTLFAGDLVFNDRIPSLRDGDLHGWIAALEMIRAMPLKHIIGGHGERTDGDALQMTYDYLTQLRDRVRDAIDEGIGIAEATKTIRLDAFRSVALYDTMHAQNVEVAYRMLEWDDE, from the coding sequence ATGAAAATGCTCTGGACTGTGTGGCTTGGCATCACATCGGCACTGGCGTTCGAGTACCATCTCGAACCGGTCAGTGTCGCCCGGGGTATTTACTGTTTTTTCGGAAAGCCGGAGGTGATGAACACCGTCAACAACGGCAACATGGTCAACAGCTGCTACGTCGATACCGGCCACCGCTGGCTCGTCATCGACAGCGGCCCGACCTACGCCTATGCCAAAGAGGCCGCTGCAGTCATGCAGCGCATCAAGGCGCAGAAGAACGGCCCGGTCATCGACACCCATGTGCACGACGACCACTGGCTGGGCAACGGCTTTTTCGAAGCCCGGGGCGCCGAGGTGATCGGTCCCCGCCTCTTCAACAAGGCGGTCAGCCTCACGGCAAAGACGCGGATGCAGCAGCGCATCAGCCCCGAAGCCTATGAAGGCACGGAAATCGCGCTGCCGACCCGCTACGTCGACACCAATGAAACCCTGCGCATCGACGGCGAAGAGATCCGGATCATCCGCCTCACCCGCCGCGCCCACACCGCGGAAGATCTCCTGGTCTACCTCCCTTCCCGGCAGACGCTGTTTGCCGGAGACCTGGTCTTCAACGACCGCATCCCCTCCCTGCGCGACGGCGACCTCCACGGGTGGATCGCCGCGCTGGAGATGATACGGGCAATGCCGCTGAAACACATCATCGGCGGCCACGGCGAGCGCACCGACGGCGACGCACTGCAAATGACCTATGATTACCTGACGCAGCTGCGCGACCGCGTGCGTGATGCCATCGACGAGGGCATCGGCATCGCCGAGGCCACCAAAACGATCCGCCTCGACGCTTTCCGCAGTGTCGCGCTCTATGACACGATGCATGCGCAAAACGTCGAGGTGGCCTACCGGATGCTGGAGTGGGACGATGAATAA
- a CDS encoding OprD family outer membrane porin, whose protein sequence is MANIKSMKFISTAAAAALACTLTSSASAADGEAFTPKRSLKGNMMEVYNVLPGKADTITDMFAKGVVYGRLRVNSFNWDWKNDDTAQTKNKDNRALGLGGNLIYKTASLYGLSAGAGLYYTDEPFPGERMSEANIGYLKAGKDTTSRYNVNRLGRYGFATLAQAYVQYDISKTSFVAGRQIFESFLTKSNDTKMIPNTFEGYSFTTKELPQTRIRGAWFYQQKLRDHETFHDVLTFDDSNTSVKTQWNGNDDSAVHKGLSVNNFRAAGEDITHSLIVADVQNKSIKNLQLDLTYGGVPGVVSSLTGEINYAIPLGGWKITPGARYMKQMDDGGGKVGGASLKGTLVDWTGGTAVFDNTKGYDTPDSLDSSLWMARLVAETGPLKMMVAYSAVADEADIVAPWRGFPTGGYTRAMAQYNWYANTKTTAAQVNFNFDKANLVSGLSAMVRYAMQDFDEDKQAAGVQADSNIIHIDLIEKVKAIPGLEAKVRIGLVDAKDREAGYDKDSYNEYRFELNYLF, encoded by the coding sequence ATGGCTAATATTAAATCAATGAAATTCATTTCGACTGCCGCAGCGGCCGCGCTGGCCTGTACATTGACGAGCAGTGCCTCTGCCGCCGACGGCGAGGCATTCACCCCCAAACGTTCCCTGAAAGGGAACATGATGGAGGTCTACAACGTGCTCCCAGGCAAAGCGGATACCATCACCGATATGTTTGCCAAGGGGGTCGTCTACGGCCGCCTGCGCGTCAACTCCTTCAACTGGGATTGGAAAAACGATGATACGGCGCAGACGAAGAACAAGGACAACCGTGCCCTGGGGCTCGGCGGTAACCTAATCTACAAAACCGCCTCCCTCTATGGCCTGAGCGCCGGTGCGGGTCTGTACTATACCGACGAACCGTTCCCGGGCGAGCGCATGTCCGAGGCGAACATCGGCTACCTCAAGGCGGGCAAGGATACGACCAGCCGCTACAACGTCAACCGTCTCGGACGATACGGCTTTGCGACGCTGGCGCAGGCCTATGTCCAGTATGACATCTCCAAAACCTCCTTCGTCGCCGGCCGTCAGATCTTCGAGAGTTTCCTGACCAAGTCCAACGACACGAAGATGATCCCGAACACCTTCGAGGGTTACTCCTTCACGACCAAAGAGCTTCCGCAGACACGGATCCGCGGTGCCTGGTTCTACCAGCAGAAGCTGCGCGACCATGAGACGTTCCACGACGTCCTCACTTTTGATGATTCCAATACAAGCGTCAAAACGCAGTGGAACGGCAACGACGACTCCGCGGTCCACAAGGGTCTGAGCGTCAACAACTTCCGCGCGGCGGGAGAGGATATCACCCATTCGCTGATCGTCGCCGACGTGCAGAACAAATCCATCAAGAACCTGCAGCTTGACCTGACCTACGGCGGCGTCCCGGGCGTCGTCAGCTCTCTGACCGGCGAGATCAACTATGCCATTCCGCTCGGAGGCTGGAAGATCACGCCGGGTGCCCGCTACATGAAACAGATGGACGACGGCGGCGGTAAGGTCGGTGGTGCCTCCCTCAAAGGGACCCTCGTCGACTGGACGGGCGGTACGGCCGTCTTTGACAACACCAAGGGCTACGATACGCCTGACAGCCTCGACTCCAGCCTCTGGATGGCGCGTCTCGTCGCGGAAACCGGTCCGCTTAAAATGATGGTCGCCTACTCCGCCGTCGCCGATGAAGCGGATATCGTCGCGCCGTGGCGCGGCTTCCCGACCGGCGGTTATACCCGTGCGATGGCACAGTACAACTGGTATGCCAATACCAAGACGACGGCAGCACAGGTCAACTTCAATTTCGACAAGGCCAACCTGGTCTCCGGTCTGAGCGCGATGGTCCGTTACGCGATGCAGGACTTCGACGAGGACAAGCAGGCGGCCGGTGTCCAGGCGGACAGCAACATTATCCATATCGACCTGATCGAAAAGGTCAAAGCGATTCCGGGGCTCGAAGCCAAAGTCCGCATCGGCCTGGTCGATGCCAAAGATCGTGAAGCGGGGTATGACAAAGACTCCTACAACGAATACCGCTTCGAGCTGAACTACCTCTTCTAA
- the soxB gene encoding thiosulfohydrolase SoxB, which translates to MDISRRDFLQIAAALGLVTVSNGYATTVGGKNPADISLADLYDFKDTGNVTLLHICDLHAHIKPLYWREPSTLISAPNLVGTPGFLCGEAFAKHYGLEPSSLDAYFDTHMDFAALARKFGKMGGIAHMKTLIDEVERQRGKEKVLLLDSGDTWQGTGVALKTEGEAIVKAQNYLGVDVMVGHWEFTYGKERVKELIDKLDAKFVSQNIIGDDPFSEEYEELIFEPYTIEERNGAKIGIIGQSFPFTSTANPKEFTEGWSFGLRLDTLQEYVDELRNEQKVDCVVVLSHDGFSVDQEVARKVHGIDFILSGHTHDPSPKPIVIDGTVIVIAGSHGKYVGRLDIDIRDHKVKGYEYKLIPVASNIIPADPAGEKLVAELYAPFDKEFNEVLGKTKGLLYKRDTFFSTFDQLINDAIMDEMKCDISFTPGYRWGTTVLPGDDILMDNVYEMCGITYPNVYTFELKGERIANLLEDIADNVFNANPLYQQGGDMSRLGGVTYDIAVGNARGKRISNLLVGGKPIDPKRTYVVSSWGGNLQNAGEHLQKEKIRPVYDVVRDYIRRKKVVDVSNAGNVKLLDYDCGCPSKGGGC; encoded by the coding sequence ATGGATATTTCAAGAAGAGACTTTCTGCAGATCGCCGCGGCCCTGGGACTGGTGACGGTTTCCAACGGCTACGCGACGACCGTCGGGGGAAAAAACCCTGCGGACATTTCGCTCGCGGATCTGTATGACTTCAAAGATACGGGCAATGTGACCCTGCTGCACATCTGTGACCTGCATGCGCACATCAAGCCCCTCTACTGGCGCGAGCCTTCGACGCTGATCTCGGCGCCGAACCTCGTGGGGACGCCCGGTTTCCTCTGCGGCGAAGCCTTTGCCAAGCACTACGGACTGGAGCCCAGCTCCCTCGACGCCTACTTCGACACCCACATGGATTTTGCCGCCCTGGCACGCAAATTCGGGAAGATGGGCGGCATCGCCCACATGAAAACCCTGATCGACGAGGTCGAACGCCAGCGCGGCAAGGAGAAAGTCCTGCTGCTCGACTCCGGCGACACCTGGCAGGGCACCGGCGTCGCGCTGAAGACAGAGGGCGAAGCCATCGTCAAGGCGCAGAACTACCTCGGCGTCGACGTCATGGTCGGCCACTGGGAGTTCACCTACGGCAAAGAGCGGGTCAAAGAGCTTATTGACAAACTCGATGCGAAGTTCGTCTCCCAGAACATTATCGGGGACGACCCCTTCTCCGAGGAGTACGAAGAGCTGATTTTCGAACCCTACACCATCGAAGAGCGCAACGGGGCGAAGATCGGCATTATCGGCCAGTCTTTCCCGTTCACCTCGACGGCGAACCCCAAAGAGTTCACCGAGGGGTGGAGCTTCGGGCTGCGGCTTGATACCCTGCAGGAGTATGTCGACGAGCTCCGTAACGAGCAGAAGGTCGACTGTGTCGTCGTGCTGTCGCACGACGGTTTCAGCGTCGACCAGGAGGTGGCGCGCAAGGTCCACGGGATCGACTTTATCCTCAGCGGCCATACGCACGACCCCTCCCCGAAACCGATTGTCATCGACGGCACGGTCATCGTCATCGCGGGCAGCCACGGCAAATACGTCGGGCGCCTCGATATCGACATCCGGGACCACAAGGTCAAAGGGTATGAGTACAAGCTCATCCCGGTCGCTTCGAACATCATTCCGGCGGATCCCGCGGGCGAAAAGCTCGTCGCGGAGCTTTATGCGCCCTTTGACAAGGAGTTCAACGAAGTGCTGGGGAAAACGAAGGGGCTGCTCTACAAGCGCGACACCTTTTTCTCGACCTTCGACCAGCTCATTAATGACGCGATCATGGATGAGATGAAATGCGACATCTCCTTCACGCCGGGCTACCGGTGGGGAACGACGGTCCTTCCGGGAGACGACATCCTGATGGACAACGTCTACGAGATGTGCGGGATCACCTATCCCAACGTCTACACCTTCGAGCTGAAAGGCGAACGTATCGCCAACCTGCTTGAAGATATCGCCGACAACGTCTTCAACGCCAACCCGCTCTACCAGCAGGGCGGCGATATGAGCCGCCTCGGCGGGGTGACCTATGACATCGCCGTCGGCAACGCCCGCGGCAAGCGTATCAGCAATCTTCTTGTGGGGGGCAAACCGATCGATCCGAAGCGGACCTATGTCGTTTCGTCATGGGGGGGCAACCTCCAAAATGCGGGCGAGCATCTCCAAAAAGAGAAGATCCGTCCCGTCTATGATGTCGTCCGCGACTATATCCGCCGCAAAAAAGTGGTGGATGTCAGCAATGCGGGCAATGTCAAACTGCTGGATTACGATTGCGGTTGTCCTTCCAAGGGGGGAGGCTGCTGA
- the soxA gene encoding sulfur oxidation c-type cytochrome SoxA, with translation MKVTSIIAATLLCGTLAMGGEQFAMSDADRALYAELLENNPAEMDVEWGGELVEENCGGDAGLAKFLGISEAKLPAYIAGFPRYIKPFDAVLGVDQVMQALMAQNGHKPFKLSSKEMFAMLAYAKSLANEEAVAIDVNANPQMKAAYKLGEEVFMTARGGRGLSCNSCHSADIVGSVLRTQPLPDLGEAGAGATWPAYRMTKSSLRTLQRRFQGCMKNALLAVLPIGSDEMVGLEVYVTNLAKAKNKTIAIPGLKR, from the coding sequence ATGAAAGTTACATCAATCATTGCGGCCACCCTGCTTTGCGGCACGCTGGCCATGGGCGGTGAGCAGTTCGCCATGAGCGACGCCGACCGCGCGCTCTATGCGGAACTGCTGGAGAACAACCCGGCGGAGATGGACGTCGAATGGGGCGGTGAGCTCGTGGAAGAAAACTGCGGCGGCGACGCCGGCCTGGCGAAGTTCCTGGGCATTTCCGAAGCAAAGCTCCCCGCGTACATCGCCGGCTTCCCCCGCTATATCAAACCGTTTGACGCCGTCCTCGGTGTCGACCAGGTGATGCAGGCGCTGATGGCCCAGAACGGCCATAAACCGTTCAAGCTCAGCAGCAAAGAGATGTTTGCGATGCTGGCCTACGCCAAATCGCTGGCCAACGAGGAAGCGGTGGCGATCGACGTCAACGCCAACCCGCAGATGAAGGCCGCCTACAAGCTGGGCGAAGAGGTCTTTATGACGGCGCGCGGCGGCCGCGGGCTTTCGTGCAACAGCTGCCACTCCGCCGACATTGTCGGTTCCGTACTGCGCACCCAGCCCCTGCCGGATCTGGGCGAAGCGGGCGCCGGCGCAACCTGGCCGGCGTACCGGATGACGAAGTCCTCCCTGCGCACCCTGCAGCGCCGCTTCCAGGGGTGTATGAAAAACGCCCTGCTGGCGGTGCTCCCGATCGGTTCGGATGAGATGGTGGGCCTTGAGGTCTATGTCACCAATCTCGCGAAAGCCAAGAACAAAACGATCGCGATCCCCGGCCTGAAACGCTAA
- the soxZ gene encoding thiosulfate oxidation carrier complex protein SoxZ: protein MAERKSLIKIKPKKFKSGDVVKVNFMVMHPMETGMRKDKKSGKIVPADYITEVKFFFNDTPFTTMQVWESVSTNPVFTINFKVPAAGTLKVVYKTNTGEVQEKSKKLKPKG, encoded by the coding sequence ATGGCAGAAAGAAAATCACTGATTAAAATCAAACCGAAAAAGTTTAAAAGCGGCGACGTCGTCAAGGTCAACTTCATGGTCATGCACCCGATGGAAACCGGGATGCGCAAAGACAAGAAAAGCGGCAAGATCGTGCCCGCCGATTACATCACCGAGGTGAAGTTCTTCTTCAACGACACCCCGTTCACGACGATGCAGGTCTGGGAATCCGTTTCGACGAACCCGGTCTTCACGATCAATTTCAAAGTGCCCGCTGCAGGGACACTGAAAGTCGTCTACAAGACCAACACCGGCGAAGTCCAAGAGAAGTCGAAAAAACTCAAACCGAAAGGCTGA
- the soxY gene encoding thiosulfate oxidation carrier protein SoxY yields MQRRSFLQRIGLAAAATAATATLTPQSLLAAEAPKGPNTMNIDAALKAITGGKAVTPSKKVHLKAPEIAENGAVVPVTVEVDSPMTPDDYVKAIHIFATKNSNVRCADIMLTPANGAAMFATRIKLGSSQDVLVVAETSTGEFLSAKQSVKVTIGGCG; encoded by the coding sequence ATGCAAAGAAGAAGTTTCTTACAACGTATCGGATTGGCCGCAGCGGCCACGGCAGCAACAGCAACCCTCACCCCGCAGAGCCTGCTCGCGGCGGAAGCGCCCAAGGGCCCCAACACGATGAACATCGACGCGGCCCTCAAGGCCATTACCGGCGGCAAGGCCGTCACGCCTTCGAAAAAGGTGCACCTCAAAGCGCCTGAGATCGCGGAAAACGGCGCCGTCGTTCCCGTCACGGTTGAAGTCGATTCCCCGATGACACCGGATGACTACGTCAAAGCGATCCACATCTTCGCCACGAAAAACAGCAACGTCCGCTGTGCCGACATCATGCTGACACCGGCCAACGGCGCGGCGATGTTCGCGACACGGATCAAGCTCGGCAGCTCCCAGGATGTCCTCGTCGTCGCCGAAACAAGCACCGGCGAATTCCTCAGCGCGAAACAGAGCGTCAAAGTCACGATCGGCGGCTGCGGCTGA
- the soxX gene encoding sulfur oxidation c-type cytochrome SoxX, protein MKRWLLLSTTIGLGVAFAANLSDAIERPEAASIIQKDLFGPAKAYTMPAGCITDDKDAIARGAYIFHNLNGEKAKGKLPAGLSKKNANGSPKQYGNCVACHNIEGAKGAGNIGPDLTNYHAFFIETGTRDNQFVYQKIADARVDNPKTHMTINLTTGLFTEREICDITSYIVSIKH, encoded by the coding sequence ATGAAGAGATGGCTGTTACTCAGTACGACCATCGGTCTGGGTGTAGCGTTCGCCGCCAACCTGTCCGATGCCATCGAGCGGCCCGAAGCGGCGTCGATCATCCAGAAGGATCTGTTCGGCCCGGCCAAGGCCTACACGATGCCAGCGGGGTGTATCACGGACGACAAGGACGCGATCGCCCGGGGCGCATACATTTTCCATAACCTCAATGGAGAAAAAGCCAAAGGCAAACTGCCTGCAGGCCTGTCAAAAAAGAATGCGAACGGCTCACCGAAGCAGTACGGCAACTGTGTCGCCTGCCACAATATCGAAGGGGCCAAAGGCGCCGGAAATATCGGTCCGGACCTGACAAACTACCATGCATTTTTCATTGAAACGGGTACCCGTGACAACCAGTTCGTCTACCAGAAAATCGCCGACGCGCGTGTCGATAACCCGAAGACGCACATGACGATCAACCTCACGACCGGTCTCTTTACCGAACGTGAAATCTGCGACATCACCTCATATATCGTTTCCATTAAACACTAA